AGAAGAAAACCCCAGTCCCATAACAAAGGAAACAGTCAGTCAACTTACCGAATATTTTAACGGAAGAAGAAAAACATTTGAAGTTTCTTTTGATTTAGGAGCCTATACAGCATTTCAGCAAAAAGTATGGCAATTATTACAGTCCATTCCATTTGGAACAACCATTAGTTACTCAGATCTGGCACTAAAATACGGAGATATCAAAGCAATCAGAGCTGTTGCAGCCGCAAATGGGAAAAATCCAATTCCCATCATTATCCCCTGTCATAGAGTTATCGGAAGGAATGGTTCGCTGACTGGTTTTGCATTAGGATTACACATCAAACAAAAGCTGTTGACACTGGAAAATCCGAATAAATACAGGACACAAGGTGCATTTGGGTTTTAAATTGGAGAAATGACGGTTGGTGAAGTTGATGGAATATGTTTCGCTCCGCTGGAGCTGATAGCTTTGGTTAATATTGCTTCTACAAAGATACCGCTCCTCCGGAGCTAGCAGAAATTTATTATCCGGAGTCAACCATTCCTAAAGTGATGACGGAAAAGTCCCGTAGGGACGAAATCTTTGCAGAAAAATCAATGAACATTTCAGAAGCGCCTTAGGTGCGGAACATTAGTACTAAAACTCACTCAGAAAAGCACCTTTACAACAGCAAAAAAATGTCTTCCCGGTGCCGGTTCAAAAAATCTGTTACCTGCGGCGTTGATTCGGATATTGGAACTGTATCTTTCATCCCCAATATTCATCAAACCCCCATATGGCTCTAATGTGAAGTTTTTAAATTTAAAGGTGGCACCTGCTTTCAGATTAAATAAAACGTAAGCATTATCTTTCAATACATTAAAGTCATTTACAAAAATACCGGAGGTATATCTCCCCGTCAAAATCAAAAACCATCGGTCTGCAGACGTATATCTCCAATCTGTAAATAAATTATGAACCGGAATTCCGGCGGGCTTGTTGCCGTTCAGATTTTCTCCGTTCAAAATATAATCTGTGTATTGAAAATCAGATAAAGTATAGTTAAAATGTCCGGTTATTCTGTCTGAAACTGTCCATGTCGCTGCTGCTTCCATTCCAATTCGTCTGGATTTGCCTGCATTTCTGTAAAAAATGCGTTGGGGAAATTCAGGAAGTTCATAAGGTAATATTTCGTTGCTGATACTGATGTAAAACACACTCATTTCCGCTTTCAGCTTTTTGAAAATGTTCATTCGCATTCCGACTTCTCTGTTGACAGATGTCTGTGGATTTACATTTTTATTAAAACCCGTAGTTCCGGATGGATTATTAGACAGCTCTATCAGTGCAGGGGATTCAAAGTTTGTGGTAAAATTTGCAAAAAGATAAGTATTCCTTCCGGGTCTGTAATTCAGTCCAAAAGTCGGGTTAAACCTGTTGTATTGAATTTGTTCGGTGGATTTGTCCGGCACTTTTGCGCTTATCCTGATAAAATCTGCCCTAATTCCTAATGTCCATTCTAAGGATGAAGATGCCTGAAGGGCATTTATCATATAAACACCGCTATTGAGAAAAGTCTCTTGTTGCCTGAAAACTTCATTACCGGGTTTGCCATCCATATTATTAAATCTAAGTCTCAAATCATCCTGCAATTCTACATCAATGCCGGCACTCCATTTCCAGATAAAATCATGAATGGGGACAGTCCTATTAAACCTGAGATTACCACCCGGAAAATGTCTTTTCAATGAAACAATTCCTCCATTCACAAACGGTAAGGCATTTTCAAAATCCCGGAATGTGTAAAATAAATTGGCTTGCCATTCAGTATTGTTCAGTCCTTTTTTTTGGTAGTTGAAGGCAAATTTACTCTGCATCAGGCGTTCGCCCGCTAAAAATTTAATATTGTTGGGGACTGCCATTTGTGGATTGTTGTCCCTTTCCGGTGCAGTGAGTGCTCCGGGATCATTTGCAGTCGGACTCGATGCATGACTGACATAAAATGAGATGGATTCTTTTGGGCTGATGTCATATTTCAGCTTTCCGTTCAGGATGGTGTTTCTCATTTCACTATGGTCTCTGTAACCGTTGGTTGTGATGTGAGAGCCCTGTAGCAAGATGCTGAATTTGTTTATTTTTCTTCCGGACTTCAGATGATAATTTCCAAAACCAAAAGAACCCGTACCAGCGCTTATTTCTGTAAAGTTCTTAGTAAAACCTGTATCGGTTTGCAATAAAATAGCTCCACCTGCTGCATTCCCATAAATACCTGAAGAAGGTCCTCTCATTACTTCCATACTTTGGATAGTATTCATATCTAAATTATCCACCTGACCTTGTCCATCGGGGGTTGTTTCCGGGACACCGTCCACTATGATTTTGATACCGCGAATCCCAAATGACGAACGTGCACCATATCCTCGGATGGATATTCTTAAATCCTGCGCATAATTATCTGCATTCATTGTGAAAACGCCGGGAATATAATCCAGCGATTCTATAAGGGATATCTTTTGTTGACCTTTCTGGATAATCTCATGATTGAGTCTGCTGACAGCGAATGAAGATCTTTCGGGCAAATGAGGAATTCTTCCGGCAGAGATAAAAATTGAATCACCTGATATTTTCATCAGGCTGTCTGATGTCTGACCAAAACTATTGTATCCTGTGATCATTGAAATACTGAGCAATGAAAATCGGACAAATATATTTAATGCCTTATTCAACATTATATCTCAGATTGCAGATCTTTTTCCTTTACCATATTTAGCGTCCTTCTATTTATGAGAATTCCCGTGATGATAGACAATATGCAGTAGGTTGTAAAAAATAAAGCACCTGCCGAAAGTTTGGAATTATTAATAGTCTCCACAGCAAATCCGTTTCTGTTGCCGGCAATATCACCCATTTGTGCAGTCAGTAATCCATAAAATCCGATGTATGCCATAAACATAGCCACTACAAAAACATCAGCCATGCTCCATTTGCCGAGGTAAAAAATAAAGTTCTGTACCAATTTACTGTTTTGTAATCTGCGACTGTAAAGATAAAGTGCAGACAATACCAATTTAAAAAATGGAAAAACGATGCTGAACATTAAAATTAATAAACCAACTATTTTGAGATCCCAACCTCTGCTATCCAATAAAGTACGTGTAACATCCAGAATAGATTTACTCTGAAAATACATCACTTGTGTGTCAAAATTTATATTGGTTCCGAGAACATTCAGACTGAAGGAATTCAACAACGCTTCCAGATCTATCATTGGAAGACTGACTCCGACCACCAACATAATTACGGAATTGAGTGTCACAAGAGCGATCATCAGATTGAAACCGATCACTTTATAACTAAAAAAGGAGATCAACATGATTAGTAACAAAAGAACATACAGATTTCTTACATTGTTGTCTGTCAGCAATTTATAACCCTCTATTCGTATCTTCAGGACTTCATTTGCATCTGCGAGATTATCAACTTTATATTTTTGATAGATTTTATCCCTCGGATCAATGTATGTGTCATCCTCCGGACTTTGAAGCATTTTTCGCAATTCTGCACGCATAATATCTTTAATCCTCGGCTCCTGCTTTTTCAGTTCTTTGGCAAGTTCTACGGCCATACCCGGAATAAATTTCTGAATCTGGAGATTCTGAATCTGTACGCCTACATTATCTTTAATCATTTTCAGAAATACCTTATTGATCTTTTCTGACTTTTCTGCTTCATTGAAAATATTATCAAATATTTTTCCATTTTCAACATAGTCTTTGTTAATATTCCGGAGATATTTTTCAAGTTCCTTTTCAACTTCTTTGTAAGCAGCAGGATCTATATCAAAATCTTCTATTCTGTTTTGGAATACAGTCATGGCTTCTTTCTTCCACAATTGCAGATTAAAAAGCCCGTAATTGACCTTATTTATTTCAGCTATGTCTTCTTTAAATGTAGTATAAACCGCAAAATCTCTAACTAAAGAAATCGCCATAAAAGATGCCCAAACCAATAAAGCACCCACTGTTCCTGAAATAATGATAGAATAGTATTTCAAATCAATAAAAATTTATGGACAAAGATGTTACAATTTTGAATGATGGACACTAAAAAAGTGGTCTTTTGTAGATTAGGTCAGGGGTAAAGCTTGTACATGCATGGCTGAAACAAACTGAAACCCTTTGCACTTCAATCCTTTTAACTACAAGCTTTGCCTGACGTAGTGCCTACGTCTGAGTGTTGCCAAATTTTTAATTTGAATATTAACATTTCGTCATTCAATATCCAATGAATCATAATACACCACCGTTACAAGATTACTATTTTTGATTTATAGAGACCCCGATCTGTGGTGATTTCCAAAATATAAAGACCTGATTTTACAGATGGGTCTAATTTGATGGTATTTGTTTGAGTGAATTCAGTCAACAATATTTTTCCATTCATATCATATAATCGAATTGTTTTTGCTTCAAAATCAATACCGTCAATTGTTATACTTCCATTTTTAAACACCGGATTAGGAGAGATTTTAAAGGATTGCTGAACAGATATATTGTCGGTATTTGTCACATATCCCAGACGAACATCATCTATATACAACTTTCCTGTTCCTTGCGATATATCTGCATTTTCATCGCTGTGAAAAATGATTATTACACTATCCATTTGTGCAATAAAATCATCCATATCCAGACTGATTTCGATTTGTTTGTACTCCTTAGATATTGGAAGACTAACATTTTCATAAGCAAGAACTGTCCTTTTATTTTCATTTGGCGTCCATCGGATTACGAATATCTCTGCTTTACCTGCACCGACATTCTGGTTGTTTTCGTATTTGTACCAGGCAGAAACAGATGCTAATCTTTGTTCTAACGGAAGGCCTGCTCCATCAAGAGAAATTGTTTGTGTTTTGAAGTCAATCATACCCTTCCCGAGTACCAGGCTACTTGCTGTGTTTGATCCGAAAATCTGCAAAGACGATATCAAAACTGCTGAATTGCCTTCATGTGCATCTGATGTCTCATTGACGCCCGGATTTATAAACTCTGTAAGTCCGTTGGTAGATGTCCAGTTTTCCGGTTCTGACCAATCAAATGGGGCTGCCCGATCTGAAATCCTCCAGTTTTCTAAATTAAGGTTAACTTGTCCATCTATACTTGCAATTGCCACAAAAATTAAAACGATGGGTAAAACGATCCTTTTCATAAACTTATACTTTTTTATAAATCCTTGTAATATATATTTACTTTTCCAAAGTTAAGACCTTCCAGGCGACGTTATTATTATTCCGCACATTGGTTCTGATGTCTCTACCTTCGGCTGCATACATGACATCTGTGGCAGATATTATCCTGGCCAAAATATTTATCTTTGTTTCACTCACATTTAGTCCTTCGATATCCGGTGGTGTCCAGGAGACCGGAATTCGGACTGTCTGTGTGCTGATTGACGGAAGAAAAATTTCAGCAATTTTGGCACCTGCCAGTATTTCTGTATTGCCTACGGTTATAGTATTTTCTATCCAGGCATCATCCCACGAAAGACCAGTTTGAGACAAGGCGTAATAGACCTGCAACACACCATCAGTCAATGTATCACATCCATTATTTCCAATCTCGATATAGAGTGTATTTTCAACATCAGCAATAGCTGCCTGATTGACTAGCTGTCCATCAGGACTTTGTCGGTTGATGATTGCCGGACTTTCCCATTCAGAAGCATTGGAAGGATTGGGTTGAATGCCAATATCAGACGCGTCGTCAGCGATGTAATAATCCAGCGCACCTGAACCGTGAAAAGATAAATCAGGCTCTATTAAAGGATTATTTAAACAGCTATAGTGTAATTTAATGATATTTTTAAGTGTACACAATTGCGCATTGCTGAGCTGCAACTCCGACTTATGCAGTATTGCCTTACTCAGTAGCATTTCTGCAGCAGACCTTTGATTTGTATTAATAGTAAAATCTTTGTAACAATAATTGAGTAAAGGTATCACGATATTCGGTGAGAAAACATTTTCAAGATTGACTAATAAGGTGGACCACACCATAGAGCGATCATTCGCATTGTTAAATTCATTAAGGCAAATAGAATTATCAGTACGTCGTGTAGGCCTTTCAATTGTCGGGATAAGTTCGTAGGTAAATACTAAATCTGTATATGCTCCAATATGTCTTTTGTAGGATTGTATCAGATAATCTATGGAACCAATTATTAACCCATCGTTGAATACTACATGATTGGTATTCGCTGACGATACAACAGCATTGGTATGATGCAGTAAAAATGATGCCAGACCTGTAATGGAACTTGCTACATCCTGTTGCGATACCGGATTTTTGAATTTAATCTTATTTAAAGTGTTGTCATAAAGGACCAACACTATACTACCCGATGGTTCAAAAATTACGGGAAACTGTAAATTGGCGCTTGGACTAAACATCCAATTATTTGGCGAATTAAAGTATGTGTATGCGTTATTCAGATGGTGATAACAATATAGGTTTGTCTTTTTGGATAATGAGAGAGTATTTGAAACAGCCGAATCTCTTGGGATAACCGGAATGAATAACAATTCTTCGATTTCTTTACCTACATAACAAATAGTTATATTATTTGGAGGAATCACAACTGATATAACGGGTAATTGTACAGTGGATTCCGGACTGGACGGGCTGAAATTCGGATTTCTGATAGTAAAATCAACCGGAAGACACTGTGCATGGAATTCTACGGTCGTGTGTAATAAAACAATTATTCCTATCAATAAGGTGCTAAAAGGCAATTTCTTCATTTGAAATTATTTAAAGATTAAATCAATAATTTTGCGCCGGTCAGTCCGGAGTCATGCCATAAATGTACAGAATACTACCCGTTGGTCGCAGTACAGATAAATACGGTATTAAAATTTGTAACCACAATCCTGTCTCTCCAAAAGGGAACAAGTTTTATAATTCGAACACTAACCTTCACAAAATCACTAAAAATATCCAGATTACTCTTGAACATCACCATTACCAAGCTTTTTGTTATAGCTTAATGCCTCAAAAATCCAACTGACCCGCCACACTAAGTGTCA
The genomic region above belongs to Saprospiraceae bacterium and contains:
- a CDS encoding methylated-DNA--[protein]-cysteine S-methyltransferase; translation: MKKYSPNLPTNFTIFLINKALNFVQYTQTPIGLLAIVSSETGLQSISLVNSRTQEENPSPITKETVSQLTEYFNGRRKTFEVSFDLGAYTAFQQKVWQLLQSIPFGTTISYSDLALKYGDIKAIRAVAAANGKNPIPIIIPCHRVIGRNGSLTGFALGLHIKQKLLTLENPNKYRTQGAFGF
- a CDS encoding TonB-dependent receptor, which translates into the protein MLNKALNIFVRFSLLSISMITGYNSFGQTSDSLMKISGDSIFISAGRIPHLPERSSFAVSRLNHEIIQKGQQKISLIESLDYIPGVFTMNADNYAQDLRISIRGYGARSSFGIRGIKIIVDGVPETTPDGQGQVDNLDMNTIQSMEVMRGPSSGIYGNAAGGAILLQTDTGFTKNFTEISAGTGSFGFGNYHLKSGRKINKFSILLQGSHITTNGYRDHSEMRNTILNGKLKYDISPKESISFYVSHASSPTANDPGALTAPERDNNPQMAVPNNIKFLAGERLMQSKFAFNYQKKGLNNTEWQANLFYTFRDFENALPFVNGGIVSLKRHFPGGNLRFNRTVPIHDFIWKWSAGIDVELQDDLRLRFNNMDGKPGNEVFRQQETFLNSGVYMINALQASSSLEWTLGIRADFIRISAKVPDKSTEQIQYNRFNPTFGLNYRPGRNTYLFANFTTNFESPALIELSNNPSGTTGFNKNVNPQTSVNREVGMRMNIFKKLKAEMSVFYISISNEILPYELPEFPQRIFYRNAGKSRRIGMEAAATWTVSDRITGHFNYTLSDFQYTDYILNGENLNGNKPAGIPVHNLFTDWRYTSADRWFLILTGRYTSGIFVNDFNVLKDNAYVLFNLKAGATFKFKNFTLEPYGGLMNIGDERYSSNIRINAAGNRFFEPAPGRHFFAVVKVLF
- a CDS encoding paraquat-inducible protein A, translated to MKYYSIIISGTVGALLVWASFMAISLVRDFAVYTTFKEDIAEINKVNYGLFNLQLWKKEAMTVFQNRIEDFDIDPAAYKEVEKELEKYLRNINKDYVENGKIFDNIFNEAEKSEKINKVFLKMIKDNVGVQIQNLQIQKFIPGMAVELAKELKKQEPRIKDIMRAELRKMLQSPEDDTYIDPRDKIYQKYKVDNLADANEVLKIRIEGYKLLTDNNVRNLYVLLLLIMLISFFSYKVIGFNLMIALVTLNSVIMLVVGVSLPMIDLEALLNSFSLNVLGTNINFDTQVMYFQSKSILDVTRTLLDSRGWDLKIVGLLILMFSIVFPFFKLVLSALYLYSRRLQNSKLVQNFIFYLGKWSMADVFVVAMFMAYIGFYGLLTAQMGDIAGNRNGFAVETINNSKLSAGALFFTTYCILSIITGILINRRTLNMVKEKDLQSEI
- a CDS encoding T9SS type A sorting domain-containing protein, with protein sequence MKRIVLPIVLIFVAIASIDGQVNLNLENWRISDRAAPFDWSEPENWTSTNGLTEFINPGVNETSDAHEGNSAVLISSLQIFGSNTASSLVLGKGMIDFKTQTISLDGAGLPLEQRLASVSAWYKYENNQNVGAGKAEIFVIRWTPNENKRTVLAYENVSLPISKEYKQIEISLDMDDFIAQMDSVIIIFHSDENADISQGTGKLYIDDVRLGYVTNTDNISVQQSFKISPNPVFKNGSITIDGIDFEAKTIRLYDMNGKILLTEFTQTNTIKLDPSVKSGLYILEITTDRGLYKSKIVIL